ggctagacgaagaaacaactcatgcgttactctgcttcgccttcaagagtggaacgcgacaccgttcccgtcgacccgccaaggggtgtaagacaatgggctacggcgcagcgactacgcgccccgcattggacgcggtgagcgtcgagcaacgcagcgttcggcgcggcaacgaaatgtgcgcctgagcaagcgacgcacgcctgagccttagaaacagctcgtttctaaggcaacaccgcattcactagaggcgcttttgtaccgctttgaagcatcgtactcgcggctcagtggtagcgtctccgtctcacactccggagaccctggttcgattcccacccagcccatcttgcaagagttgagccaaagccacctagaaacaagcgcagctgcttatataccgccgcgacggcgcgagttggagccccgtttctcctctgtcgtgacgtcacggtgtcacgtggtatggcatggggtcactaaaggtcattgaaggcgacaccgccgcgcctgaagagctgggttgagctctagtaatatgcttcgcataaaaaaaggaCGTTATCCAGCAAGAACTCAAAGCATACGGCGAGTTAAGACCGAGCAAACCAGTGAGGACGGCGGGCACGCACCGTCATCGCGGCGTGGCGAGCAACAGCCTGCCGGGCTCCGGCTGGCGCGATTCGAGGCGCCCCCAGCGGCTCGGTGGCCAGACCCGGTGCGACGCCCTGGCCACCAGCAAGCCCAGGGCCACGGGGCCAAACCGGTTGCTGTCCAGCGAGTGGGCGTGGTTGTCCCCCTCGAGCCAGCAGTGGCCCCTCGGGACGGTCACCAGCCGCTCGTGGTAGCCCATCGTGCGAACCGTGTCGCCCTCCACGGCCACCACACGCTTGATCAGCCGCTGTGTCGGGTCACGTGGGGACCTGCCAGAAAAGACGACCTTCGCTTTTACTCCACGTTGCTGTCATTAACTGCAACACTTTTAAAGCAGTACTGCTGACATAATATTTTCAACGTACCATTTTTACCCTTAAATGAAAGCCCTCGGCCTCGAAACCCCGAAAAAACGTACCGCCTATCCTCAGAGCGCCATAAGTATTTAATTGTAATAACTTTTACACGAGCTAGTTTCGATTTCATTTGGCAGGTACAACGACTTCATGTGGTGCTGAACTAGGGATGTGGTCGTTGTGGCGGACGGACGTGCTTTTCTCGGCCTCGGTAGCGGCGAAGAAACCGTAAGCGCTTTGAGCTTGctactgtttttgatttgctgttTTTTAGCCGTTAAATAATAATtatctatctttcttttcttatttttcatgTGCACGGatgtgtttcgtgtatatttggttttgcagaatagtcagagcgtcctttcgcgccacgtacTTCAGCACGTGTAACCGTGTGGGACGTTAAATGTTTACCGCCTTTAAATAGTACTTTGGAAGTGGCAAGATtcatagctattagtggttttactgttgAGCATTGGTGTCGGGAATACTGCTGTGGTAGGACAGTGAGAGTGTGGCCGCGTGGTTGTACACGTGCGAACACGTGTCTGTGCGGCATTTATTGCTCCTAAAACATTGGTGATAATTACTTTGCGGTATTTTAAGGATTTAGGTTCTGTGCGTATCGGCTTTTGCTAGAAAGCACGTGCTCTGGAAGCTTCGGCGTTTGCATTAGAAAATACTAagtgcaacacatggcaagaaagacggCAAAGCGTGCAGTGCGCGGGGGGTATCTCAAGGCAGACGAGgtgacggatgagaatggagagcaaatcgagtcaatcggcagtCACTgagatgtcgatgctaggctacAGAAAATGGAGGATTTCCAGCATGAGCCTTTgaaacaggtcgaagagctcaaaaatgaggtAAATATGCAGCATGATGTACGAAAGGCAGTGCAAAAAAAGGCTTCAAGCAGCCGAAGataagctgaacagggccgccatcgtgacaatggaacgcagtctccCGACGTGACAGGGCAGGGATTGTCAGCAACGCACGTGGAATGCGCACAACGTCGGGTGGGGGCAGCTGGAAAAAGCTGCACCTACCTTGAGGACGCcacaaaggaaaagaaggaacGCAGGGGCCAATCAAcgccctctagagaacttaaggccttctggctgaccctctccccttgagctacgtcacgcagaagaggccaacatagaagttccgtgcagcgcgctGCGATGCTACCAGCGGCgtacctgtgttgaaaatgaagcgCGGAAGATATACCATAGTTAATCCCGGCTATTCGGAGAAC
The nucleotide sequence above comes from Dermacentor andersoni chromosome 10, qqDerAnde1_hic_scaffold, whole genome shotgun sequence. Encoded proteins:
- the LOC126519721 gene encoding mitochondrial inner membrane protease subunit 2, yielding MWGQRFFLVFRRAAFGLPVAVAFLDCVAYVAKVEGVSMQPELNPEPEAFSDYVLLNRWASRSCEVQRGEVVAIKSPRDPTQRLIKRVVAVEGDTVRTMGYHERLVTVPRGHCWLEGDNHAHSLDSNRFGPVALGLLVARASHRVWPPSRWGRLESRQPEPGRLLLATPR